The following are from one region of the Nymphaea colorata isolate Beijing-Zhang1983 chromosome 7, ASM883128v2, whole genome shotgun sequence genome:
- the LOC116257993 gene encoding putative pentatricopeptide repeat-containing protein At5g13230, mitochondrial isoform X1: MCQSSTMKRLTRMKNWRWPCTSSTRTLCGMTSLAIRSEETNCKIAREIVGANGLDSFAYTQLLQDIVEQHSLMEGKAIHGHVMKRGGCVDLFAWNTFINMYCKCGSLADAHRVFDEITMRNTVSWVALIQGHLQNENFMEAWLLFVKLTRQGYELNAFAFTTVLKVLVNLEFVEAGSCIHGLIIRLAFDDHTFVGSALIELYSECGCIQEARKVFDGIVEKDLVLWTGMIDAYAQNACSEQAFGLFCQMRNVGLKPNPFTFSALIKACACLEDEGLGRSIHGFVIKKKLDSDFFVGSALLDMYAACGELRDARLVFEMLPHSSVVIWSYMIARSAQFSESKEALMLFQRMQQALVPANQFTYSSVLQACSSMASLALGKQVHCHIQKTGYDSSIFASNALMDVYVKCGEMEDALRVFGNLHHKNDVSWNTIIVGYAQLGHSEGALKFFHKMLGFCVQVTDVTLSSTLCACASLAALEIGIQIHSLAVKTVYDRDVVVGNALIDMYAKCGNIKDAHKVFDLMNEHDIISWNALITGYSLHGLGLDALKLFDTMLADDLQPNSVTFVGVLSACSNAGLVKHGLSYFQSMAKEHLIVPGMEHYTCIVMLLGRSGCLREAMEFIRDMPMKPDVMVWRAMLGACVIYNNLEFGKVSAQHVLELEPLDHSTYVLVSNMCAAAGRWKDVAGIRKFMREKGLKKEPGLSWIEIQGRVHSFAMGDLSHPQIMEIKETLEWLKEKLHRAGYVPDRNVILHDVGEDQKEQLLWLHSERLAIALGFINLPTGSPIRIIKNLRVCSDCHAAIKYISKVVDREIIVRDMNRFHHFKNGICSCDVGGLPQGGYHSS, translated from the exons ATGTGTCAGTCCTCAACCATGAAGAGGCTAACCCGTATGAAGAATTGGAGGTGGCCCTGTACTTCGAGTACAAGGACGCTTTGTGGAATGACCAGTCTGGCGATTCGATCGGAGGAGACAAACTGCAAAATAGCCCGCGAAATAGTCGGCGCGAATGGCTTGGATTCTTTTGCTTACACTCAACTTCTGCAGGATATAGTTGAACAGCATTCCTTGATGGAAGGTAAGGCGATTCATGGGCATGTTATGAAGCGTGGTGGGTGCGTGGACTTGTTTGCGTGGAACACTTTCATTAATATGTATTGTAAGTGCGGGAGTTTGGCGGATGCTCACCGAGTATTTGATGAAATTACGATGAGGAATACTGTTTCGTGGGTTGCTTTGATTCAGGGGCATCTTCAGAATGAGAATTTCATGGAGGCATGGTTGCTTTTCGTGAAGCTTACTAGACAGGGTTATGAGCTCAATGCATTTGCTTTTACTACAGTTTTAAAGGTCTTGGTGAATTTGGAGTTTGTTGAGGCTGGTAGTTGTATTCATGGACTCATTATTAGGTTGGCATTCGATGATCACACCTTTGTTGGGAGTGCTTTGATTGAGCTTTATTCAGAGTGTGGGTGCATTCAGGAGGCCCGGAAAGTGTTTGATGGGATAGTTGAGAAAGACTTGGTTCTGTGGACAGGGATGATTGATGCCTATGCTCAGAATGCCTGTTCAGAGCAGGCATTTGGACTCTTCTGCCAAATGAGGAATGTTGGTTTGAAGCCAAATCCGTTTACCTTTTCTGCTTTAATCAAGGCATGTGCTTGTTTGGAAGATGAAGGATTAGGGAGGAGCATTCATGgttttgttataaaaaaaaaattggattcggatttttTTGTTGGCAGTGCTCTGCTTGACATGTATGCTGCATGTGGAGAATTGAGGGATGCCAGGTTGGTCTTTGAAATGTTACCACATAGTAGCGTGGTTATATGGAGCTACATGATAGCTAGATCTGCTCAGTTCAGTGAAAGCAAGGAGGCATTGATGTTATTTCAGCGCATGCAACAAGCTCTGGTTCCTGCCAACCAATTCACTTATTCCAGTGTTCTTCAAGCATGTTCAAGCATGGCCTCGTTAGCATTGGGCAAGCAAGTGCATTGCCACATTCAGAAAACAGGGTATGATTCAAGTATATTTGCTTCTAATGCCCTAATGGATGTCTATGTAAAGTGCGGAGAAATGGAGGATGCACTTCGGGTATTTGGTAATCTGCACCATAAAAATGATGTGTCATGGAACACAATTATTGTCGGATATGCACAATTAGGTCATAGTGAAGGGGCTTTGAAGTTCTTCCACAAGATGCTTGGATTTTGTGTTCAAGTGACTGATGTTACTCTATCTAGTACTCTTTGTGCTTGTGCCAGCTTGGCCGCTCTGGAGATCGGAATTCAGATTCATTCTTTAGCTGTTAAGACTGTTTATGACCGTGATGTGGTGGTTGGCAATGCATTgattgacatgtatgccaaatGTGGCAACATAAAGGATGCACACAAGGTATTTGATCTCATGAATGAACATGATATAATATCATGGAATGCATTGATAACGGGATATTCCTTGCATGGCTTAGGGCTAGATGCTTTGAAGCTTTTTGATACTATGTTGGCGGATGACTTGCAACCTAATAGTGTAACATTTGTTGGTGTTCTATCTGCTTGCAGTAATGCTGGTCTTGTAAAACATGGGCTTTCGTATTTTCAGTCCATGGCTAAAGAGCATCTTATAGTACCAGGTATGGAGCATTACACTTGTATTGTCATGCTTTTAGGACGTTCTGGCTGTCTCAGAGAAGCAATGGAGTTTATCAGGGACATGCCTATGAAGCCTGATGTCATGGTCTGGCGGGCTATGCTTGGTGCCTGTGTTATTTACAATAATCTAGAGTTTGGAAAGGTATCTGCACAGCATGTTCTTGAGTTGGAGCCACTAGACCACTCCACTTATGTGTTAGTTTCAAACATGTGTGCAGCTGCTGGAAGATGGAAAGATGTAGCTGGAATCAGGAAGTTCATGAGAGAAAAAGGGCTGAAAAAGGAACCTGGTCTTAGTTGGATAGAGATTCAGGGTCGTGTGCACTCTTTTGCTATGGGAGACTTATCCCATCCTCAGATTATGGAAATCAAGGAGACCTTagaatggttgaaagaaaaactgcATAGAGCTGGCTATGTTCCTGATAGAAATGTTATTCTGCATGATGTTGGGGAAGATCAGAAGGAACAATTGCTTTGGCTCCATAGTGAAAGACTAGCTATTGCGTTGGGATTCATTAACTTGCCCACGGGAAGTCCAATTCGCATCATCAAGAACCTCCGTGTGTGTTCTGATTGTCATGCTGCAATCAAGTATATATCTAAGGTTGTGGATCGTGAAATTATTGTCAGGGATATGAATCGCTTCCACCATTTCAAGAATGGGATCTGCTCATGTG ATGTTGGTGGCCTTCCTCAAGGCGGCTACCATTCATCCTAG
- the LOC116257993 gene encoding putative pentatricopeptide repeat-containing protein At5g13230, mitochondrial isoform X2 gives MCQSSTMKRLTRMKNWRWPCTSSTRTLCGMTSLAIRSEETNCKIAREIVGANGLDSFAYTQLLQDIVEQHSLMEGKAIHGHVMKRGGCVDLFAWNTFINMYCKCGSLADAHRVFDEITMRNTVSWVALIQGHLQNENFMEAWLLFVKLTRQGYELNAFAFTTVLKVLVNLEFVEAGSCIHGLIIRLAFDDHTFVGSALIELYSECGCIQEARKVFDGIVEKDLVLWTGMIDAYAQNACSEQAFGLFCQMRNVGLKPNPFTFSALIKACACLEDEGLGRSIHGFVIKKKLDSDFFVGSALLDMYAACGELRDARLVFEMLPHSSVVIWSYMIARSAQFSESKEALMLFQRMQQALVPANQFTYSSVLQACSSMASLALGKQVHCHIQKTGYDSSIFASNALMDVYVKCGEMEDALRVFGNLHHKNDVSWNTIIVGYAQLGHSEGALKFFHKMLGFCVQVTDVTLSSTLCACASLAALEIGIQIHSLAVKTVYDRDVVVGNALIDMYAKCGNIKDAHKVFDLMNEHDIISWNALITGYSLHGLGLDALKLFDTMLADDLQPNSVTFVGVLSACSNAGLVKHGLSYFQSMAKEHLIVPGMEHYTCIVMLLGRSGCLREAMEFIRDMPMKPDVMVWRAMLGACVIYNNLEFGKVSAQHVLELEPLDHSTYVLVSNMCAAAGRWKDVAGIRKFMREKGLKKEPGLSWIEIQGRVHSFAMGDLSHPQIMEIKETLEWLKEKLHRAGYVPDRNVILHDVGEDQKEQLLWLHSERLAIALGFINLPTGSPIRIIKNLRVCSDCHAAIKYISKVVDREIIVRDMNRFHHFKNGICSCGDYW, from the coding sequence ATGTGTCAGTCCTCAACCATGAAGAGGCTAACCCGTATGAAGAATTGGAGGTGGCCCTGTACTTCGAGTACAAGGACGCTTTGTGGAATGACCAGTCTGGCGATTCGATCGGAGGAGACAAACTGCAAAATAGCCCGCGAAATAGTCGGCGCGAATGGCTTGGATTCTTTTGCTTACACTCAACTTCTGCAGGATATAGTTGAACAGCATTCCTTGATGGAAGGTAAGGCGATTCATGGGCATGTTATGAAGCGTGGTGGGTGCGTGGACTTGTTTGCGTGGAACACTTTCATTAATATGTATTGTAAGTGCGGGAGTTTGGCGGATGCTCACCGAGTATTTGATGAAATTACGATGAGGAATACTGTTTCGTGGGTTGCTTTGATTCAGGGGCATCTTCAGAATGAGAATTTCATGGAGGCATGGTTGCTTTTCGTGAAGCTTACTAGACAGGGTTATGAGCTCAATGCATTTGCTTTTACTACAGTTTTAAAGGTCTTGGTGAATTTGGAGTTTGTTGAGGCTGGTAGTTGTATTCATGGACTCATTATTAGGTTGGCATTCGATGATCACACCTTTGTTGGGAGTGCTTTGATTGAGCTTTATTCAGAGTGTGGGTGCATTCAGGAGGCCCGGAAAGTGTTTGATGGGATAGTTGAGAAAGACTTGGTTCTGTGGACAGGGATGATTGATGCCTATGCTCAGAATGCCTGTTCAGAGCAGGCATTTGGACTCTTCTGCCAAATGAGGAATGTTGGTTTGAAGCCAAATCCGTTTACCTTTTCTGCTTTAATCAAGGCATGTGCTTGTTTGGAAGATGAAGGATTAGGGAGGAGCATTCATGgttttgttataaaaaaaaaattggattcggatttttTTGTTGGCAGTGCTCTGCTTGACATGTATGCTGCATGTGGAGAATTGAGGGATGCCAGGTTGGTCTTTGAAATGTTACCACATAGTAGCGTGGTTATATGGAGCTACATGATAGCTAGATCTGCTCAGTTCAGTGAAAGCAAGGAGGCATTGATGTTATTTCAGCGCATGCAACAAGCTCTGGTTCCTGCCAACCAATTCACTTATTCCAGTGTTCTTCAAGCATGTTCAAGCATGGCCTCGTTAGCATTGGGCAAGCAAGTGCATTGCCACATTCAGAAAACAGGGTATGATTCAAGTATATTTGCTTCTAATGCCCTAATGGATGTCTATGTAAAGTGCGGAGAAATGGAGGATGCACTTCGGGTATTTGGTAATCTGCACCATAAAAATGATGTGTCATGGAACACAATTATTGTCGGATATGCACAATTAGGTCATAGTGAAGGGGCTTTGAAGTTCTTCCACAAGATGCTTGGATTTTGTGTTCAAGTGACTGATGTTACTCTATCTAGTACTCTTTGTGCTTGTGCCAGCTTGGCCGCTCTGGAGATCGGAATTCAGATTCATTCTTTAGCTGTTAAGACTGTTTATGACCGTGATGTGGTGGTTGGCAATGCATTgattgacatgtatgccaaatGTGGCAACATAAAGGATGCACACAAGGTATTTGATCTCATGAATGAACATGATATAATATCATGGAATGCATTGATAACGGGATATTCCTTGCATGGCTTAGGGCTAGATGCTTTGAAGCTTTTTGATACTATGTTGGCGGATGACTTGCAACCTAATAGTGTAACATTTGTTGGTGTTCTATCTGCTTGCAGTAATGCTGGTCTTGTAAAACATGGGCTTTCGTATTTTCAGTCCATGGCTAAAGAGCATCTTATAGTACCAGGTATGGAGCATTACACTTGTATTGTCATGCTTTTAGGACGTTCTGGCTGTCTCAGAGAAGCAATGGAGTTTATCAGGGACATGCCTATGAAGCCTGATGTCATGGTCTGGCGGGCTATGCTTGGTGCCTGTGTTATTTACAATAATCTAGAGTTTGGAAAGGTATCTGCACAGCATGTTCTTGAGTTGGAGCCACTAGACCACTCCACTTATGTGTTAGTTTCAAACATGTGTGCAGCTGCTGGAAGATGGAAAGATGTAGCTGGAATCAGGAAGTTCATGAGAGAAAAAGGGCTGAAAAAGGAACCTGGTCTTAGTTGGATAGAGATTCAGGGTCGTGTGCACTCTTTTGCTATGGGAGACTTATCCCATCCTCAGATTATGGAAATCAAGGAGACCTTagaatggttgaaagaaaaactgcATAGAGCTGGCTATGTTCCTGATAGAAATGTTATTCTGCATGATGTTGGGGAAGATCAGAAGGAACAATTGCTTTGGCTCCATAGTGAAAGACTAGCTATTGCGTTGGGATTCATTAACTTGCCCACGGGAAGTCCAATTCGCATCATCAAGAACCTCCGTGTGTGTTCTGATTGTCATGCTGCAATCAAGTATATATCTAAGGTTGTGGATCGTGAAATTATTGTCAGGGATATGAATCGCTTCCACCATTTCAAGAATGGGATCTGCTCATGTGGTGATTATTGGTGA